In Brienomyrus brachyistius isolate T26 chromosome 19, BBRACH_0.4, whole genome shotgun sequence, one DNA window encodes the following:
- the LOC125715014 gene encoding T-box transcription factor T-like, protein MGFPFPFCGIQQNTPSVNMPSTMQDRTQSRPNLTVLVLIKKLGSWFIPGSGSLCSSSNPHPQFGSTLSLSSPHSCDRYSSLRSNRSAPYPSPYTHRSASPTAYSDTSSTCLSMLPSHDNWSSLQVPSHSGMLPMSHSGTSGSSSRQHCMLI, encoded by the exons atgggattcccatttcctttctgtgggatccaacagaacacaccatcagtcaacatgccttcaaccatgcaggacaggacccagtccaggccaaacctcacggtgctggtgttgataaaaaaat taggcagctggttcatcccaggctcagggtctctctgctcttcatcaaacccacacccccagtttgggagcaccctctccctctcctccccccacagctgtgaccgttactcctccttgaggagtaaccgctccgcaccctatcccagcccctatacccacaggagtgcatcaccca ctgcttattcagacacctcgtctacctgtctgtccatgttgccgtcccatgacaactggtccagcctacaggtgccgtcccattccggcatgttacccatgagtcatagcggcacctccgggagcagctccag gcaacactgcatgctgatttaa
- the LOC125715016 gene encoding uncharacterized protein LOC125715016 produces the protein MVKRAISATDWVLTQIPQISYSPSCSSYCIQTKVTDTAMLQHEQLSRDHGREKMDHPGAAALLASLPDSLWSTSPTDVGLVDCTPVDFLLHPSAGPLWVKQYQHKPAAEEGIAETVAGLLRAGVLEGSTSQWNTPILPVEKAGTGKYRMAHDLRAINELLLTPTVPVPNPYVALTNLTPSQTWFTCVDLANAFFSVPLAPHCRDVFSFTYRGCQFRYTRLPQGFALSPGIFNQVLKQSLQGCHLPDGVTLVQYVDDLLIAAPTAEAALEATRSVLLWLAEKGFKVSKDKIQVARTVVSFLGRVLSGKGTGLSPAHRSAILNHSKPIIVKDMLSFLGLTGYSRTYIADYTGLTQPLRALVRPHGLRSLSATLTWDQPAEEAFISLKQRLAQAADLALPDYSLPFHLDVSETAPPVNAVLFQKKGGERKVLMYISTKLDTTEQRHPSCTRHVAGVAKAVQKTAHIVMGHALHILTTHSVVAYVNSQTFTMTSLRQQRLSKILEAPHLTFVHEGINMADRMGGGAPHECEARVRKEEKVREDLTAEKIEGTEEWFTDGCCFRTESGSLQAGFAVVAREGLGFRTLKAERLEGAQSAQRAEIRAVIEALKLAEGKAVTLYSDSAYAVGAVHVELSQWLRAGFLTAGNKPIKHEADMRELAEALMLPEKIAVVKCKGHEGSGTVIAQGNQAADAEAKVAAGYEVSRQMVTVEEELEGQGRLTSSRIRVMQAQASPEEKNMWAEKGGIETEGLWCNREGKPALPLGIRQQVIEEAHGVGHVGTGQMLHNLRAWWHPFLKDMVKEFVRSCEICALHNPRPTLKPEKGQFPACHRTGEEIVLDYTDMIIPVRGRRYVLMCVDAFSGWPEAWPTRREDGASVVKFLVNHYIPRHGFPERVRSDNGSHFKSEDLQKAERALGLKHAFETVYHPQSRGKVERMNQTVKQKLAKICAQTKLNWVEALPLALMSIRCSINRGTGFTPFELQTGRQFPGPYGGLEGKPEQGGVSTAKAYYEELQVLVTDFSKQVQETRPGAQPAKPHTAEWVLLKVIKRKWSEPRWTGPFQVTERTSHAVRLKGKGETWYHWSQCAAVAEPSRSFAEIQEDLADSAKQPGSAELAVTQVPAVGAE, from the exons atggtgaaaagaGCCATTTCGGCTACGGACTGGGTTCTCACCCAGATCCCTCAAATCTCGTACTCCCCCTCCTGCAGTTCCTACTGTATTCAAACTAAGGTGACAGACACAGCCATGTTACAGCATGAACAATTGTCTAGGGACCATGGTAGGGAAAAGATGGATCATCCCGGTGCAGCAGCACTACTGGCTTCTCTGCCAGACTCACTGTGGTCCACCAGCCCCACTGATGTTGGTTTGGTGGACTGCACGCCCGTCGACTTCCTACTGCACCCCAGTGCTGGACCCCTCTGGGTCAAGCAATATCAACACAAACCAGCGGCAGAGGAAGGGATAGCAGAGACTGTAGCCGGTCTCTTACGGGCGGGTGTATTAGAAGGGTCCACTTCTCAGTGGAATACTCCTATACTCCCAGTAGAGaaggcaggaacaggcaagtaTCGTATGGCGCACGACTTGCGCGCTATCAATGAGCTGCTGCTGACTCCCACTGTTCCGGTTCCTAATCCCTACGTCGCTCTCACCAATCTTACACCGTCCCAAACATGGTTCACTTGCGTTGATCTGGCTAATGCTTTCTTTTCTGTACCACTAGCACCCCACTGCAGGGATGTATTCTCGTTCACGTACAGGGGATGCCAGTTCAGGTACACGCGACTCCCACAGGGATTTGCTCtgtctcctgggattttcaaccaggtgttgaaGCAGTCGTTGCAGGGCTGCCATCTCCCTGATGGGGTCACCCTCGTCCAGTACGTCGATGACTTGCTTATCGCGGCCCCGACAGCGGAGGCGGCGCTCGAGGCAACGCGGTCAGTGCTCCTCTGGCTGGCAGAAAAAGGATTTAAGGTCAGTAAGGATAAGATACAGGTGGCCCGGACGGTGGTGTCCTTCCTGGGGAGGGTCCTGTCAGGTAAGGGAACAGGGCTCTCTCCGGCCCATCGGTCAGCCATCCTGAATCACTCCAAACCAATTATTGTGAAGGACATGTTGTCCTTTTTGGGACTGACCGGCTACAGCCGAACTTACATTGCAGATTACACAGGTCTGACGCAACCCCTGAGGGCTCTGGTGCGGCCACATGGCCTGCGGAGCCTCAGCGCCACTCTGACGTGGGATCAACCTGCAGAGGAGGCTTTCATCTCTCTCAAGCAGAGGTTGGCCCAAGCAGCTGATTTGGCGTTACCTGATTATTCTCTCCCGTTTCATTTAGATGTTTCTGAAACTG cgccccctgtgaaCGCCGTCTTGTTTCAGAAAAAGGGGGGAGAGAGGAAGGTATTGATGTATATTAGCACCAAACTCGACACCACAGAACAGCGACATCCGTCATGCACCAGACATGTGGCAGGAGTGGCAAAAGCCGTGCAGAAAACAGCACACATTGTGATGGGCCATGCCCTACACATCCTGACCACGCACAGTGTGGTGGCCTATGTGAACTCACAAACGTTCACAATGACGTCTCTAAGACAGCAGAGGCTCAGCAAAATTTTAGAGGCACCACATTTAACTTTTGTCCATGAGGGCATCAACATGGCTGAtcgaatggggggaggggcaccccACGAATGTGAGGCCAGGGTTAGGAAAGAGGAAAAGGTCAGGGAGGACCTAACAGCCGAAAAGATAGAAGGTACGGAGGAGTGGTTTACCGATGGATGTTGTTTTCGAACAGAGAGTGGAAGTTTGCAAGCAGGTTTTGCAGTGGTAGCGAGAGAAGGCCTGGGATTCaggacactgaaagcagaaagaCTGGAGGGGGCCCAATCGGCCCAGAGAGCGgagatcagggcagtcattgaaGCTTTGAAATTGGCCGAAGGTAAAGCAGTCACCCTCTATTCAGACTCAGCGTATGCGGTGGGGGCTGTGCATGTGGAACTCAGCCAGTGGCTGAGGGCTGGGTTCTTAACGGCAGGAAACAAACCGATTAAGCATGAGGCAGATATGAGAGAGTTAGCGGAGGCATTGATGCTTCCGGAGAAAATAGCTGTGGTAAAGTGCAAAGGACATGAGGGGTCAGGGACAGTGATAGCACAAGGCAATCAAGCAGCAGATGCGGAAGCAAAAGTGGCAGCGGGGTATGAGGTAAGCAGGCAGATGGTTACAGTAGAAGAGGAACTGGAGGGACAGGGCAGGCTGACCTCAAGCAGGATCCGAGTCATGCAGGCGCAAGCCTCCCCAGAGGAGAAGAACATGTGGGCAGAAAAGGGGGGCATAGAAACAGAGGGCCTGTGGTGTAACAGGGAGGGGAAGCCAGCCCTCCCTCTGGGAATTAGGCAACAGGTCATAGAGGAGGCACACGGTGTGGGGCACGTAGGGACAGGACAGATGCTTCACAATTTGAGAGCATGGTGGCATCCGTTCCTGAAGGATATGGTAAAGGAGTTTGTGAGAAGCTGTGAGATCTGTGCGCTGCACAACCCGAGACCCACGCTAAAACCAGAAAAGGGTCAGTTTCCAGCATGTCATAGGACTGGAGAGGAAATAGTCCTAGACTACACCGACATGATAATACCGGTGCGGGGGAGGCGATATGTACTGATGTGTGTGGATGCATTCTCAGGGTGGCCAGAAGCCTGGCCCACTAGGAGAGAAGACGGGGCCTCGGTGGTGAAGTTCCTAGTAAACCACTATATACCCAGGCATGGGTTCCCCGAGAGGGTGAGGTCAGACAATGGTTCACATTTCAAAAGCGAGGATCTGCAGAAGGCAGAAAGGGCGTTGGGACTTAAACATGCGTTCGAGACAGTGTATCATCCTCAGTCCCGGGGGAAGGTGGAACGCATGAACCAGACGGTCAAACAAAAATTGGCAAAAATCTGTGCACAGACTAAATTGAATTGGGTTGAGGCATTACCCCTGGCACTAATGTCAATCAGGTGCTCCATAAATCGGGGAACCGGGTTCACTCCGTTCGAGTTGCAGACAGGACGACAATTCCCCGGGCCCTACGGAGGACTCGAGGGAAAACCAGAACAAGGAGGGGTAAGCACGGCCAAAGCATATTATGAGGAGTTACAGGTGCTGGTGACAGATTTCTCCAAGCAGGTCCAGGAAACGAGACCAGGGGCCCAGCCAGCCAAGCCACATACAGCGGAGTGGGTCCTTCTGAAGGTCATCAAAAGGAAGTGGTCAGAGCCCAGGTGGACCGGCCCCTTCCAAGTCACGGAACGGACGTCTCACGCGGTGCGGCTGAAAGGCAAAGGTGAAACCTGGTACCATTGGAGCCAGTGCGCAGCGGTAGCAGAGCCCAGCAGATCATTTGCCGAGATCCAGGAGGACCTCGCCGACAGCGCAAAGCAACCCGGTTCGGCTGAACTGGCAGTAACTCAGGTCCCAGCAGTAGGGGCAGAATAA